Proteins encoded by one window of Candidatus Binatia bacterium:
- a CDS encoding FHA domain-containing protein, translating into MGEVIWVEILSRSRDVLSRQRVALGTSGSAKIGRGYDCDVLVDDPYVAPAHVRIARDEAGRLFAEDLGSVNGLFLDQDTTRRARIDLDGHTPIRLGRTLVRIRDASAAVAPEREQPLADRTWHAVLALSAALILLTLLDTWLADTSEPKTSTYAFSLFSMGAFVGSWTALWAVQARIFGGNAHFERHLGAATTGFLVLLVGSAVLKCAAYSFSLTSLAVVQSFGFWVWLAVLGFVHLREIGPQHLVRKGVVVAVLGALGIGGQVLAKSEAAGFFGSQLAVTALEPPWMRVATPQTETRFFADVESLKPALDRARTEEPPSGGLRDAFNMED; encoded by the coding sequence GTGGGCGAAGTGATCTGGGTCGAGATCCTGTCGCGTAGTCGCGACGTTCTGTCGCGCCAGCGTGTCGCACTGGGCACGAGTGGTTCGGCAAAGATCGGTCGCGGCTACGACTGCGACGTTCTCGTCGACGATCCTTACGTCGCGCCCGCGCACGTCCGCATCGCCCGCGACGAGGCAGGGCGACTGTTCGCCGAGGATCTCGGCAGCGTCAACGGATTGTTCCTCGACCAGGACACGACCCGGCGCGCACGCATCGATCTCGACGGGCACACTCCCATCCGCCTCGGCCGCACGCTCGTGCGCATCCGCGATGCGTCCGCCGCGGTGGCGCCCGAGCGCGAACAGCCACTGGCCGACCGCACGTGGCACGCGGTCCTGGCCCTCAGTGCGGCGCTGATCCTGCTGACGCTGCTCGACACGTGGCTCGCGGACACCAGCGAACCCAAGACATCCACGTATGCGTTCTCGCTCTTCAGCATGGGCGCGTTCGTCGGGAGCTGGACGGCGCTCTGGGCCGTGCAGGCGCGTATTTTCGGCGGCAACGCGCACTTCGAGCGACACCTCGGCGCGGCAACGACGGGATTTCTCGTGCTGCTGGTGGGCAGTGCCGTCCTCAAGTGCGCGGCGTACTCGTTCTCGCTCACGAGCCTCGCCGTCGTCCAGTCGTTCGGGTTCTGGGTCTGGCTTGCCGTGCTCGGGTTTGTCCATTTGCGCGAGATCGGGCCTCAGCATCTCGTTCGCAAAGGCGTCGTCGTCGCCGTGCTGGGCGCGCTCGGCATCGGCGGACAGGTGCTCGCGAAATCGGAAGCAGCCGGCTTTTTCGGGTCGCAACTGGCAGTGACCGCCCTCGAGCCCCCGTGGATGCGTGTGGCGACGCCGCAGACCGAAACCCGGTTTTTCGCTGACGTGGAGAGCCTGAAACCGGCGCTCGACCGCGCGCGCACCGAGGAGCCGCCGTCAGGCGGCCTGCGCGACGCTTTCAATATGGAAGATTGA
- a CDS encoding serine protease, with amino-acid sequence MLFRLLPIVLPRLLPILLACSCASASAEPQPPAASPPAASVITATAESVYKSAHPKLLQIRTLVEGTGKQSSIGSGFLVTADGLAVTNYHVVSQQALEPQTYRMEYAAPDGTLGTIRLLAIDVVNDLAVVQLEKGGWPFFEFDSRALAGELPKGERIYSMGNPLDLGFTIVEGNYNGLVERSYNERVHFTGSLNPGMSGGPAVTADGRIVGINVAKQIGGEQVSFLVPAKFAAALVERARKDSPLDFANTRKEIGRQLGQWQAGLYQAIDDEGLRRITLGPYQTSESAAPWFTCWSSTNADRIPKPRALTNATSCDMQTSLFISSELSTGGITLHNVYAHTSELNAFQFSHFLSSYLTSAWANTGSGSRRHTSERCHEDFLRAGDAAGHPVVRAVWCARAYRDFDDLYDVSAVAITQDRDNEALLTHLDMRGVSYENAMTTARRYMGAIQWAK; translated from the coding sequence ATGCTCTTCCGACTCCTGCCGATCGTCCTGCCGAGACTTCTGCCGATTCTCCTGGCCTGCTCCTGCGCGAGCGCGTCGGCCGAGCCGCAACCGCCGGCGGCGAGCCCGCCCGCCGCCAGTGTGATCACGGCCACGGCCGAATCGGTCTACAAGTCCGCTCACCCGAAGCTCCTGCAGATTCGCACGCTCGTCGAAGGCACGGGCAAACAATCGTCGATCGGTTCCGGATTCCTCGTGACGGCGGACGGACTGGCGGTCACCAACTACCACGTCGTTTCCCAGCAGGCGCTGGAACCTCAGACCTACCGCATGGAGTACGCGGCGCCGGACGGCACGCTCGGCACGATCCGGCTGCTCGCGATCGACGTGGTCAACGACCTCGCGGTCGTGCAGCTCGAGAAAGGCGGCTGGCCTTTCTTCGAGTTCGACTCGCGTGCCCTCGCGGGCGAATTGCCGAAGGGCGAGCGCATCTACTCGATGGGCAACCCGCTCGACCTCGGCTTCACGATCGTCGAAGGCAACTACAACGGGCTGGTCGAGCGCAGCTACAACGAGCGCGTCCATTTCACGGGCTCTCTCAACCCGGGCATGAGCGGCGGTCCCGCGGTCACGGCCGACGGTCGCATCGTCGGCATCAACGTGGCCAAGCAGATCGGCGGGGAGCAGGTCAGCTTCCTCGTTCCGGCCAAGTTCGCGGCCGCGCTGGTCGAGCGCGCGCGCAAGGACAGCCCGCTCGACTTCGCGAATACGCGCAAGGAGATCGGACGCCAGCTCGGCCAGTGGCAGGCCGGGCTCTACCAGGCCATCGACGACGAGGGCCTGCGCCGGATCACGCTCGGCCCCTACCAGACTTCCGAAAGTGCGGCGCCGTGGTTCACGTGCTGGTCGAGCACCAACGCCGACAGGATTCCCAAGCCTCGGGCGCTCACCAACGCGACGTCCTGCGACATGCAGACGTCGCTCTTCATCTCCAGCGAACTTTCGACCGGCGGGATCACGCTCCACAACGTCTACGCGCACACCTCCGAGCTCAACGCGTTCCAGTTCTCGCACTTCCTGTCGAGCTACCTCACGTCGGCGTGGGCCAATACCGGATCGGGCTCGAGGCGCCACACGAGCGAGCGCTGCCATGAGGACTTTCTCCGCGCCGGCGACGCAGCCGGCCATCCCGTCGTGCGCGCGGTCTGGTGCGCTCGCGCCTACCGGGATTTCGACGATCTCTACGACGTCTCCGCCGTCGCGATCACGCAGGATCGGGACAACGAGGCACTTCTCACCCACCTCGACATGAGGGGCGTCTCTTACGAGAACGCGATGACCACGGCCAGGCGCTACATGGGAGCGATCCAGTGGGCGAAGTGA
- a CDS encoding type II toxin-antitoxin system PemK/MazF family toxin — protein MKIERGTLYLADLTPRRGTEPGRTRPVLVIQNDLLNEVGHPSTWILPCTTQLAGDNLLRVSLPRGIAGNRENCEVMIDQSRAIDNRRLVRPLRPLPPPILAEVEEKLRLVAGL, from the coding sequence GTGAAGATCGAGCGCGGCACTCTCTATCTCGCCGACCTCACTCCGCGCCGCGGCACGGAGCCGGGCAGGACGCGTCCGGTTCTGGTGATCCAGAACGATCTCCTGAATGAAGTCGGCCACCCCTCCACGTGGATCCTGCCGTGCACGACGCAATTGGCAGGCGACAATCTCCTTCGCGTAAGTCTGCCGCGCGGAATCGCGGGAAATCGAGAGAACTGCGAAGTGATGATCGATCAATCGAGGGCGATCGACAATCGGCGTCTCGTGCGGCCCCTGCGTCCGCTTCCGCCGCCGATCCTTGCCGAGGTCGAAGAAAAGCTGAGGCTCGTCGCGGGCCTCTAA
- a CDS encoding serine/threonine protein kinase, with protein MNAAARKKTAASSRARVRASSGLEGGAPTRFFHGLTPERILAAVETEGILCTGRCLALNSLENRVYDVEIELDDAPASPSDRFRVVKFYRPGRWSREQVLEEHSFLLDLVSREIPVVAPLELAGGRTLGEIEDLGILYAVFPRAQGRLRDEIDEDEAFQLGRLVARVHAAGAARAASSRLRLDVDTYGRANLALLLETGVIPATYRDRYRSLVDDVCDRAEPWLAQTDYQCIHGDCHLGNVLWGRDGAMLVDFDDMLVGPCVQDVWLLAAGRDAWARKRRTAIVEGYEEMRDFDRLSLRLVEPLRVLRLVHFCAWIARRWEDAAFPRTFPDFGSDRFWVGQIEAIQEAAACEDPFEEDYDR; from the coding sequence ATGAACGCAGCCGCGCGCAAGAAAACGGCGGCCTCCTCGCGAGCGCGTGTTCGCGCAAGCTCCGGCCTCGAAGGCGGCGCACCGACACGCTTCTTCCACGGGCTTACTCCCGAGCGGATCCTGGCCGCGGTCGAAACCGAGGGAATCCTCTGCACGGGCCGCTGCCTTGCGCTCAACAGCCTCGAAAATCGCGTCTACGACGTCGAGATCGAGCTCGACGATGCGCCGGCTTCTCCGAGCGACCGCTTCCGCGTCGTCAAGTTCTACAGGCCGGGACGCTGGAGCCGCGAGCAGGTGCTCGAAGAGCATTCGTTCCTGCTCGACCTCGTCTCACGCGAGATCCCGGTCGTCGCGCCGCTGGAGCTGGCCGGCGGGCGCACGCTCGGGGAAATCGAGGATCTCGGAATTCTCTACGCCGTGTTCCCGCGCGCGCAGGGTCGCCTTCGCGACGAGATCGACGAAGACGAAGCGTTCCAGCTCGGCCGTCTCGTCGCGCGCGTGCATGCCGCCGGCGCCGCGCGGGCCGCTTCTTCCCGACTGCGCCTCGACGTCGACACGTACGGCCGTGCCAACCTCGCACTGCTGCTGGAGACCGGCGTGATCCCCGCGACGTACCGTGACCGTTATCGCAGTCTCGTCGACGACGTCTGCGACCGCGCCGAGCCCTGGCTTGCGCAGACGGATTACCAGTGCATCCACGGCGACTGTCACCTCGGCAACGTCCTGTGGGGCCGCGACGGTGCGATGCTCGTCGACTTCGACGACATGCTCGTCGGCCCCTGTGTCCAGGACGTATGGCTGCTGGCGGCGGGCCGCGACGCATGGGCGCGCAAACGGCGCACCGCAATCGTCGAAGGCTATGAAGAGATGCGCGACTTCGACCGTCTGTCGCTTCGCCTGGTCGAGCCGCTGAGGGTGCTGCGGCTCGTGCACTTCTGCGCATGGATCGCCAGGCGCTGGGAGGACGCTGCCTTTCCGCGCACATTCCCGGATTTCGGCAGCGACCGGTTCTGGGTAGGTCAGATCGAAGCCATCCAGGAGGCAGCGGCCTGCGAGGATCCTTTCGAGGAGGATTACGACCGATGA